The stretch of DNA AGATGAATCAAAATGTAAGGCCTACAATCATCTCTGTGAATCAACCACTGAAGTCGACTAACGCTGCAGGCAATCAACCTGGAGTTCCCCAAAATACCTTCCTCGCAACACCTATAATAAGGCAACTCATACCAACAGGAAAACAAGTAAATGGAATACCTACATATACCCTTGTAACATTGCCGGTTGCTCCGTGTGCTATTCCAGCTGTTAATCCACCAAACGTGCCTGTACAGCTGTCCCAGCCAGTAGTATCCACTTCTCCAGCCAGTGCACCATCTCCTCCTATTGTACAGTCACCACAAAGCACATCACAAAATAATACAACTCCAAAACCAACTCCTGCCAATAGCCCAGCCACTGCTCCAGGTGCTAAGGACAAGACTAGACAATGGAAGACATGTCCAGTATGCAATGAACTATTCCCTTCAAACGTGTATGAAGTTCACATGCAGATTGCTCATATAAAACAGGAAAATGGCCCTGATAAGCCAACAGAGTCTGCCACCAGCAATGACCCAAATCAACCTGTAGTTGCAGCAGCACATGCATCTTTTTTGAAAGTTGTGAAGGAAAAGTCTATTCGATGTGTCACTTGCAGGGCATTTACTCCAGAGAAAGAGGTGTTGCAGCACCTTTTAATGCATGGTATGGTATGTCTGTACTGCAAAGCTGTTTTTTACGAACTCAGAAACTTTATCTACCACATGAAAATCCTACATGTAGACAAAAAGAAAATCCATGGAGACTTTGTAAGAAAAGGTATTACAGTCTCATGTGATGCTAATGGTACAGCACTCTTTCCTCATTTTGACCTTACCTTTCATGTTTCCAAGGAAGAGCTTggagaaaaagaaatgcacattgCTGTAGTTGCTGGAGCCAATTCTAACACTTCTACTCCCTTGTACATCAAAATACAAACATCTGCTGAGAGAAGCACACACGATGAGCAGGGCTCTAAATGTTCTTTTTGTGAACATGTTTTATCCAAGTCGGAAGCACTGGAAACGCATTACAAGGATAAGCACCACATAATGCCCACAATGCATACTATACTTAAATCCCCTGCATTTAAGTGTATACACTGCTGCGGTGTCTACACTGGTAGTATGACTTTGTCAGCCATTGCACTGCATCTTCAGCGCTGCCGCAATGCTCCTAAAGATAGTATTGCAGCACTTGAGTTGTCCGCAGACAGCAATGCTAAAGGGCAGTCAAAGGGAGGATCAAATGATAgtacaaaaggaaaacaaaattctACTGCAGAAACTCAGGTTCCATCAAATGATACAAAGATTGGCCAGAAAAATGGTCTAGGTGCTTCAAAAGACATGTCTCCTGTGCCTTCTAAAAGAAGAAAAATTGACCCCAAATCAGAATTTTCAGATTATTCTGCTGATCAAAATGTTAGCATGCTTGTGATGGTACCAGATGCTTTTGCAACTGTATCTCATGAAGCTAAAAAGGAATTCCTGCTAAAGTATTTCCATGTGAAACCTTACCCCACCAAAAGGGAAATTGAATTGCTGGCACATGTACTAGATATGTGGAAGAGTGATGTTGCTTCGTTTTTTGGTACAAGGCGTTATATGTGCATGAAATTTCTCAAAAGTCATGAACAACAAGTATTGCTTGGATTTAAAATGGCGGATCTTAAGCAACTAAAACATGACATAGACCTGCCTGAAGATTATTAAAGGCTGCTTCAATAGGTTTAACGTTACAGAAAGTATGATGCAGCTGGTTAGCTGTCCCATGACTTGCATAACTTTACTTGTAATGAGAAATAATTAAAATGAAAACTGGAACTGGTTTAAAATGTCTGATCCAAAACACTTGCTCGtcaattcatattttttttaggtttggtgTTCACTATGGTGCTCCTTACTTTTGGTCCAATAGTTCCACAAAATTGACCTCTctgtataagagccctttcacactggggcggtttgcaggcgctattgcgctaataaaagcgcctgcaaactgacccgaaaccgaccccgagggctttcacactggagcgatgcgctggcaggacggtaaaaaaagtcctgccagcagcatcttcggatcggtgaaggagcggagtgtataccgctcctgcccattgaaatcaatgggacggcgcggctataccgccggcaaagcgcctcagcagaggcgctttgcggtggtttttaaccatttcttggccgctagcgggggggtaaaacccccccgctagcggccgcataccgacggtaaagtgccgattacaatatcggcgctttaccgccgacgcccgccccagtgtgaaagggctctaagtgtcaGTTTCATGAGTTTGTTCCTGCATTCAGCACTATATTCTGATGTCttatgtatgctttttttttttttctttgtatttttcacAAACTCAGTTTGCGAAGATGCGCTGTATGTTTGTCAACATGCTGTATGACTAGTCAAGCCCAAGCTTTATAAAGCTTGGGGTCTGACTAATCATTGATGATGGTGTTTAAGATTTTCATACTGTGGCTAACCTTTTTCCCCGTCAttacagtggttggaggagaatgGAGGATGTGTTGAGGCTCATCTAGGATCAATAGAGATgtctgggttaaaaaaaaaatcctatcaaCTAGATCAGTGGTTCAACCACCAGCATGTGAACTCTGTTCTGCTGGACCTTGCTTTTCTCTATTCCCTCCTGTTCAGCAGTTGGCCCCCATGCTGGGTGAGGAAGTGTGCTTGGAAGGAGTTTCAGACAAGAGGAAAGAACTCTGCAGACACTGGTTAGCTTCTTGAGTGTTTGGCTCCTGTCTAAGGGATTGTGCTTCCTAGCTGGGGACACAACTTAAGGTGCACATAAAGCTGATCCTTGATTATATACAGCTGGCTGCTTATGCTCTACCGTAAAGAGATGGGAAAGCCCTCTGCTGACAGAACAcattgtttatttactaaaggcaaatttactgtgcacttggaagtgcagtcactgtagatctgaggggaagatctgctgattggatgatagaaatcatgtgcaagcaaacatgccattttatattttccttgcatgtccccctcagatctacagtgactgcacttccaagtgcacttgtagtgctcagtggatttatctttagtaaataaacccctatgtgaccCAGGGCAGCATCCAGATTTACTGCCTGCGAAAGGTAAAGGACTGTACTCAGTGGTTCTAAACCACTAGGTTGTGCAATGTAGAACATGAGTATGTTCAGGACCCACTCATATGCCACACACAGTATGCAGTACAGGGAGTCCCTATGCCTGATTTTGTGTCAACACATTTTATACTTGCACTCTTGTGTCCCTTTTTTCTACATTCTGAAGTTCGAAGGTATGTATAGTGCAATAATGTTGTGACTTGATTTCAAATGGCTATGGCAGCATTGAAGTATTGTCTGCAGTTTAAGCTGTCACAGGCCGAAATAAGTGCAGTTGTGCgagcatacatttttatttttatttggaaaGTTTGGGGGGGAAAAAATGTGGTCTcataaaggttgagaaccactgctctagttacATTGTTGCTCCTGTACCATGTACTGACACTTTAGGCAGATTTCATAAGTTCTTGGCTTTGATGTACATTGTTACGTAAGCCTATTGGCGTATATAAGGTTTAGGGTTTGGTTTTGTAATTTAGGTGCGATGTAcaggtgtggtgtgtgtttttttgtttttttttttaatgtgctgctCCTTAGACACATCTGTAAATATTTCACAGCTGTAGCTCTGTCAGTTTCCACTTTGTACACTATTTGTTTTCATTTGTAGTTTTGTTGTTTGGAACCCAAACCTTTTCTTTTATACAGGTCTACATCTTTATCCATTTCATCTACGTACTGGATGGAGCATAATTTCTGCATCATTTTAGGTGTACTTAAcacgtctgtgtttttttttttttttttttttttgtttttttttttttttttccagtaaggaAGTAAAAAAATCTTCAATTCAGTTTTTAATGTGTGATACAGGACACTTTTATATtcctatataaatattatataatttATTAGTAACTTTGGGAAATCAGGAACCCTTAGTCGTAGGAAAGACTTAATGTGGTGCCAGTTGGGCCCCCTCATTTCTACTTTACTGTAATATATCTAGTACAAAGAATATATTGCCTTTGCCAATTTGGACTTGCTTTTGTTCAAAATAAACATTTTAACTACAGGTTGACTACTGTGTTTCTTGAAGCCACTGCAACATTTGCACTGTCTGAAATGTTTAAAATGAATGCTTTTTGAAAGGAATAAGGTGCTTTTAATCTTAAAAGAAAGGTGCCACTCACACAGAGCTATTAGAAAAGCAAATACCTCAGGCTACCCAAGGTGcatattgtattacattttttaggAATAATAACCACTTGCGAGGACTGCCCACCTTCGTTTTACGTCACTACTTTGAAGaggtatggcagcagctagctgccataaccctggtatcttattcttcagcgggcggtcagctttcagataaaagtggtctctgtggcggattcggaTTTTATCGGCTCCAGTgcactccgccacttaccggagctgtccggtagcggcagaggcgatcgggttcttctccctgttaggcatggagacgagtgagaggaagatggcccccacctgtccatATCGTTgcaatgtcaaaacatcacttccacccatagctcctaaagggacTTTattattaaatgtcatttgaaaatatatacatatacatacatatatatatatatatatatatatatatatatatatatatatatatatatatatatatatatatatatatatatatatatatattttatcattattgcattttagtgtaaatatgagatctgcggtcttcttgaccacagatctcatatttaagggtcCTGTAATGGTTTTTTCATTCCTTGTAAAAGAAAATTTAAATgtgccctgtcccaccgagcttgcgtgcagaagcgaacgcatacgtgagtagcacccacatatgaaaatggtgttcaaatcacacatgtaaggtatcgccacgatcattagagcaataattatagccctagacctcctctataactcaatatgcaacctgtagaattttttttaaacgtagcctatggagatttttaagggtaaaagtttgtcgccattccacgagtgggcgcaattttgaagtgtaacatgtttggtatcaatttactcggcgtaacattatctttcacaatataaaaaaatgccaactttactgttgtcttatattttaattcataagtgtattttttccaaaaagactgctgcgcaaatacggtgtgacaaagtattgcaatgaccgccattttattctctagggtgttagaacccccaaactatattcctatatatataatatagtatttTTCTTgcaaccaaaaaaaagtttttaacttgtaaacaccaaatctcagaaagagactcggtccttaagtgattaaattgGGACCAAACTTTCAAAAACTGGGAACAGACAGCTTTTTATTGTAGAAGAAACAtgctagggcccctttcacactgaggcgcttctaaactgccagtaaaaccctgagtgcttttgaagagctttccattcatttcaatggagaggggcgttttttcactgcactaccccagtgtgaaagcattcattgattttaatggaaataggtttttgtgagcttttcaggctctttttttagcgtgaaagcgcctgaaaagtgcctcagtgtgaaaggggtctaaatctatTCTGCAATAATCTTAAACTTACCTGCCTGCTTAGTTTCCTACTGATGGTACActaagctgcacatgtgcagctcagcatGCATTCTGGGAACTCTTCAGCTGTACCTGAATGACTGACTGATTCCTGTGCGCATGTGAGGGATGATGTCACCCAACACTAGCCAATCAAGAGGCCGAAAACCCACTGCCCAGGGAAATGGTGACAGTGGCCGGCAAAGGGTGTAACCTCCACATTGCTGGAAGATGGGGGACGAGTATCTTTGGGGGGTTTTCTGCTTTAAGCATTTCCTGACCATTTAACTTAAATATACAGCAGCAAAGTGGCACGGCTGTGCTGCACTTCTGGATCTGGGGTGTGCATGCACATCGCCAGTGGCCCGCTCCGGCTGTGATTATGCACAGCGGGAGCTCATCGCGGctaccgcagactcaatgtccaccagcaTCTGCCAATCCTTTTGTACAAAgggagaatggcggtctgcctatataaacaagatcGCTGaaacagatcgccattctgtcagtacagaaggcatggatcctgtgttcctatcTCTAGTGCAAttacctcccccacagtaagaaaatgCCTGCTAGGCACAAAACCAGCTAggcaccctttgatcgccccctgatgttaacccccttcccagccagtgtcattagtacagtgtccatGCATACTTCTTAGCACTGATcaccattggtgtcactggtccccaaaaagtgtcagtgtctgatttatttgtcctctgcaatattgcagttctgctataagtcgctgatggctgccattactagtaaaataaaaatatcccatagtttggtttgcgcaaaaagttatagcgtctacaatcactatacacttatgggggattttttttgaaccttttgaagagcaagggccacttaagtAATTTGGGAACCAATTGCGGGCCACAATGAAAAGGAATGGTTcagaatttccatttttttttttttcttttttcttttgaataTCATAATGAATattttttcctcctgcagccactgaatgctgttgggagggagaggaggctttCAGTGGTTGCAAGAGGAAAATGGAGAGGTTCAGTTCCCGTGTATGCTGCCCCTTCTGTCCAAGGGCCAGAAGAAAACAGGAGGCTGCATGGGCTCCCTGGAACATGGTGCGGGGGTCACCATTGTGATTCCTGATGCTACACCAGTGGTTGGGGGTGTGATAAAAACTTTtctcaactatggggttttactgcccccaaacAGCAAATTGCTGCTGCCAGCCCTTGCTGTCCTGAGTCCCcataaagctgctttcacactgatgctctgtggtttacccacaccatggATACATTGCAGTGCACATGCGGCTTTCCTGCAGGTAaactgtgctttgccatagacttctattatatcttgtgggtgtggtgcactttctgaaggcGCACCAAAACTTGGgaattcaggagttttggtgcgctttcagaaagagCACCAAATCCACAGGATATGATAGAAGTGCACTTTCTAGGTGTGAAGTCCATGGCCAGTGGTTGAGCACCCCCTGCTGTAAAGGAAAAATGTCTATACTTAGCTATTCCAGAGATGCCACGgtctggttaaccacttcccgccgggacTATTACAAAttgacggctgggaagtggttctgttattctgactgggcatcatatgacgtccagcaggataacatgccggcgcgtgcccgtgagtgcggtgtgtcagtctgacacaccgtatctctgattgtggtaaggagcctctgccaGACAGGCTGATTgttgcatgaaccaggaagtgccggtaaatggcattcctcggttcacgctgacggGGAGAGCCGATGGGTGGCTGTCCCTGTCGGGGGGTCTGTGCTtataatcagcacagccccatcagatgtgccaatctgtgcctaacagctgccagtcagtgccccctcaaatctctgagcccaccacagtgcccagcagtaacacctgtcaatacctcatcatcagtgctatctattagtggcacctatcagtgcccatcaatcaatTTTacatgtcagtgaaggagaaaactacattttatgacagaaactaagaaaaactttttttttttttttttaaatgttgatcttttttagtttgtttagcaacaaaattaaaaccccagaggtgatcaaatgccgccaaaagaaagctctatttgtgggaagaaaatgatacaaatttagtttgggtacagagttaaatgaccatgcaattgtcattcaaagtgcgacagcgctgaaagatgaaaattgtcctgggcaggaaggggcgaaagtgcctggtattgaaatggttacataatgggacaggaggcggagcctagcggagcagacatgcattgttagagctccacaccgctgaggagagaagagaaggacaaagcggagcctgcaggctcaaaaggtatccatttgaacctttttgccccagggaacaaactgtgaaagtttgggcaggaaatatggtactgggaggaaaccgtggcagaaataaaaatcacctcacaaagagctcacaggcactcactgcagctgaagcagctccagtcacctcacaagatacagcatcagggcgctctcacagacagaaaatgtcacagcaagactctccatttgagtcagatacagaacaaatcctctcacaaacttctccacaagcctcctcagcatgcccagtaatattattacaatttgaaaagatgcttcataaggctttaaaacaaacctcagaccaaataacaaaaagcctaaccaaagaaataagagagcagggaaaccgcaccgcagccttagaaataaaaatggatgaaattgaaattacaacccaagaaaatataacagaattggaacaattaaaaaaagagaatttaatgcttcaaactaagctcgaagattacgaaaatagagccagacgttcaaacttgcgcataaggggaatacctgaaactgtgacagacctgcaatctactattactgctctattacaagaactaaagccagatatccctattgaacgtttagaactggacagagtacacagagccctcacagccaaaaagaaagacggacccccacgtgatataatcacaaaatttcattattacagaacgaaagaacaaatactaattgctgcaagagaaaaaaaggaacttcattttcaaggacacaattatcaaatttttgctgacctatcccaacttactattactaaaagacgatccatgaaaccccaactaatggaactgcaacgccacaacattatgtatcaatggggcttccccttttcagtcagatttaactaccaaagtacaatttacagaagcagatcagcagatgaactacaacaaacccttttaaaattaaatctgacagaacccacaagcagcaacactcccacacgcagaagaatggcatcatcttcaccttcaggcagcacccagaaaatttcagaacaaaatgggaatcattctcacaaaagaggccgttatgccacatcatccatggaccaagaagattcaatggactgacatcctaattcctgatatctcttcatttattatactaagagatggttctctataaaaaaacctgtatttataactgaatgtaactgcattctgatagtcacacactgtgtgggattatgttacattccagttatatttcttattacttctgattcatatagccttagaatatataagtgaaataaggaaattcttgttcagttatatattatcaggtaataacaatagatttattactttttagggcaaatatgttcaataatccagaagtaatggaagctttttctttcttttcttaaaacaaatatattattacctaactagttcctagaattatgtttttgtttattctattctgaagcaatacaacctcaattttatgagttaacatatctaaacagttacatatgaataaaatatgtaattgtttacgctaaaagggttaaaatcccaaaataattcaaactatcttcatcaataccaaagttattaacagtacctttctaactgaattatttagcctagggcaagactaaccatatacaaccaccctggaataaataatttcaacaaaaactatattctgcactccaattaatgaaacatcattttgatgtcttttgacatagcacttctctcctgtaagcggaagatccgtgtacccccattagccctcctcattctcccaaccatattatgtgggagtgtgacgaaggcacttattcccctgagagagatatttattctctttcacgggtaaattgtgattacttgcaaaaaataatttatacaatgtatcatctaatctcatatgttttttgtttactctttacgccagaattcactggtttcttttctatctattcatctcttcagtccacacaggttgatctgcgcagtcagctctgcataacaaaaagtaagtcaaaactatttgatctattgccatggcaccactgaatatactttccctgaatgttcagggaataaatgtccctcaaaaaaggaccaaagccttccgtactttccataacaagaaggctcacatagtatgcctccaagaaacacacttcaccaaagattctactccaaaatatatttctcctttttatcaacaaatttacacggcttctgcctgtaccaagcaaaggggaactctaattgcatttcaccgatccacaccattcaccttatcatcagaaattaaagacccagaaggtagatacctgatactcatgggttatataatggatacagcaatcactgtgatttcctactacgctcctaacaaacaaacctacaccattcctctcacatatattacaagtgattaatacacacaaaataggaacagtgataatgtgcggggattcgaaccaggtcctcctcccatttctagataaatcaccttttacaccatccaaaataacctctagattacctttttctcaacttctttccaaatacaatctggtagatt from Aquarana catesbeiana isolate 2022-GZ unplaced genomic scaffold, ASM4218655v1 unanchor121, whole genome shotgun sequence encodes:
- the LOC141121316 gene encoding activity-dependent neuroprotector homeobox protein 2-like, with product MMASCPRCPFTSHTKNVVKHMRIFHSSVRKGQTPATKDGQNPVWTKDYQKAVQMKFSCVKCSFTDSLYYTIKRHVLSSHHKSELENYFGEKSEEELKGTLGSKVNLDNRFYCKKCNYTIHNHDALMYHILTSDKHRDLEQKLRSDISDAGRSSIKRPYRKVLGPPVALSPKPTALPISPAPALPSAQDAKVASLPQNGPNQPLLGASTAIISNIVPSITSVPDPAGGIVKTTSTTVAPNAQVGFVTTALPQNQSITLQASLPQSMFLSPRFTLNQPVTATVLPSACSVGGQIIPGTQANVRPTVLPVNQPLARGLLPVNQSTMIACPQPLQSNVLQMNQNVRPTIISVNQPLKSTNAAGNQPGVPQNTFLATPIIRQLIPTGKQVNGIPTYTLVTLPVAPCAIPAVNPPNVPVQLSQPVVSTSPASAPSPPIVQSPQSTSQNNTTPKPTPANSPATAPGAKDKTRQWKTCPVCNELFPSNVYEVHMQIAHIKQENGPDKPTESATSNDPNQPVVAAAHASFLKVVKEKSIRCVTCRAFTPEKEVLQHLLMHGMVCLYCKAVFYELRNFIYHMKILHVDKKKIHGDFVRKGITVSCDANGTALFPHFDLTFHVSKEELGEKEMHIAVVAGANSNTSTPLYIKIQTSAERSTHDEQGSKCSFCEHVLSKSEALETHYKDKHHIMPTMHTILKSPAFKCIHCCGVYTGSMTLSAIALHLQRCRNAPKDSIAALELSADSNAKGQSKGGSNDSTKGKQNSTAETQVPSNDTKIGQKNGLGASKDMSPVPSKRRKIDPKSEFSDYSADQNVSMLVMVPDAFATVSHEAKKEFLLKYFHVKPYPTKREIELLAHVLDMWKSDVASFFGTRRYMCMKFLKSHEQQVLLGFKMADLKQLKHDIDLPEDY